In one Brassica oleracea var. oleracea cultivar TO1000 chromosome C9, BOL, whole genome shotgun sequence genomic region, the following are encoded:
- the LOC106315366 gene encoding putative homeobox-leucine zipper protein ATHB-51: MEWSTMSNVENMRVAFTPLQWLESNSSNSLQNFSYDPYAGNSSTPVLTQTGPVISVPESSEKITNACQYPSNDDEMIKKKQKLTTEQLASLEQSFQEDIKLDSDRKVKLSKELRLQPRQVAVWFQNRRARWRVKHLEESYNSLRKEYDVVSRQNQILHDEVMNLRGVILKDHLMKRQMNLNNNQIAGGSQIYGTDQYNNPMCVASTCWPPLSSQQPYPW; the protein is encoded by the exons ATGGAATGGTCAACGATGAGCAATGTTGAAAACATGAGAGTTGCTTTTACGCCACTTCAGTGGCTGGAGTCTAACTCATCCAACTCGCTCCAAAACTTCAGCTATGATCCTTATGCAG GAAATTCGTCTACGCCTGTCCTTACGCAAACCGGACCGGTTATTTCTGTACCGGAATCATCAGAAAAGATCACCAATGCGTGCCAATATCCAAGTAACGACGACGAGATGATAAAGAAGAAGCAGAAACTAACGACTGAACAATTAGCTTCACTTGAACAGAGTTTTCAAGAAGATATCAAACTTGATTCAGACAGGAAGGTGAAGCTGTCGAAGGAGCTTCGTCTGCAGCCACGTCAGGTAGCTGTTTGGTTCCAGAACCGCCGTGCACGGTGGAGGGTGAAGCATCTCGAGGAGTCGTACAACTCGCTAAGGAAAGAGTACGACGTGGTTTCAAGACAGAATCAAATTCTACACGATGAG GTGATGAATCTGAGAGGTGTAATACTAAAAGACCATTTGATGAAGAGGCAAATGAATCTGAACAACAATCAAATAGCCGGAGGGAGTCAAATTTACGGTACTGATCAATACAATAATCCAATGTGTGTTGCTTCTACTTGTTGGCCCCCGTTATCATCGCAACAGCCTTACCCATGGTAG
- the LOC106317383 gene encoding putative homeobox-leucine zipper protein ATHB-51: MEWTTTRNLENVRVAFMPPPWPESSSFNSLHSSNYDPYSGNSCTPTDAQIGPVISVPESEKIINAYQFPSNDNEMIKKKRLTSGQLASLERSFQEEIKLDSDRKLKLSRELGLQPRQIAVWFQNRRARWKAKQLEQLYDSLRQEYEVVSREKQMLHEEVKKLRALLRDQGLIKKQISGGEDMTEIPSVVIAHPRAENLNNNQINGENQIYGIDQYNNPMLIASSCWPPFP; encoded by the exons ATGGAATGGACAACGACAAGAAACTTAGAAAACGTGAGAGTTGCTTTTATGCCACCGCCATGGCCGGAGTCAAGCTCATTTAACTCGCTCCATAGCTCCAACTATGATCCTTATTCAG GAAATTCATGCACACCGACAGATGCGCAAATCGGACCGGTTATCTCTGTACCGGAATCAGAAAAGATAATCAATGCGTACCAATTTCCGAGCAACGACAACGAGATGATAAAGAAGAAGAGACTAACGAGTGGACAATTAGCTTCACTTGAACGGAGTTTTCAAGAAGAGATCAAACTAGATTCAGACAGGAAGCTGAAGCTGTCGAGAGAGCTTGGTTTGCAGCCACGTCAGATCGCGGTTTGGTTCCAGAACCGCCGGGCACGGTGGAAGGCGAAGCAGCTTGAGCAGCTATACGATTCGCTCAGGCAAGAGTACGAAGTTGTTTCTAGAGAGAAGCAGATGCTGCACGAGGAG GTGAAGAAGCTAAGAGCTCTACTAAGAGACCAGGGATTGATCAAGAAACAGATCTCCGGTGGTGAAGACATGACGGAGATTCCATCTGTGGTGATAGCTCATCCAAGAGCAGAAAATTTAAACAACAATCAAATCAATGGAGAAAATCAAATTTACGGTATTGATCAATACAACAACCCGATGCTCATCGCTTCCTCTTGCTGGCCCCCTTTCCCGTAA